One genomic region from Kineobactrum salinum encodes:
- a CDS encoding pseudouridine synthase, with translation MANLILINKPFRVLSQFSDSDPTVTSPRATLADYLQAPGFRPAGRLDYDSEGLLLLTDDGRLQQRIANPRHKLWKTYWVQVEGDADEAALEQLATGVILKDGPTLPARACRMAPPPDLWPRQPPVRARLTVPDSWLQISIREGRNRQIRRMTAAVGLPTLRLIRWQVGDWTLAGLAPGTHRRLSLPHSGPGPAKAAMAGLSRARRKRR, from the coding sequence ATGGCGAACCTTATCCTGATCAACAAGCCCTTCCGGGTGCTGAGCCAGTTCAGCGATAGCGACCCCACGGTTACGTCGCCACGCGCAACGCTGGCGGATTATCTGCAGGCCCCCGGCTTCCGGCCGGCCGGCCGGCTAGACTATGACTCAGAAGGATTGCTGCTGCTCACCGACGATGGCCGGCTACAACAGCGAATAGCCAATCCGCGCCACAAACTGTGGAAAACCTACTGGGTGCAGGTCGAAGGCGATGCCGACGAGGCCGCTCTGGAGCAGCTCGCCACCGGTGTGATCCTCAAGGACGGCCCTACCCTGCCGGCCCGGGCCTGCAGGATGGCGCCGCCTCCTGATCTCTGGCCCCGGCAGCCCCCGGTACGTGCGCGGCTGACCGTGCCCGACAGCTGGCTGCAGATCAGCATTCGCGAAGGCCGCAACCGCCAGATACGGCGCATGACCGCCGCAGTGGGCCTGCCCACGCTGCGGCTGATACGCTGGCAGGTGGGGGATTGGACCCTGGCGGGCCTGGCCCCGGGCACTCACCGCCGCCTGTCGCTTCCCCACAGTGGCCCTGGGCCCGCCAAAGCAGCTATGGCAGGGCTTTCCCGGGCACGCCGGAAGAGACGGTGA
- a CDS encoding NUDIX hydrolase: MPWHAHVTVATVVQREGLYLLVEERDKTTGRPVFNQPAGHLEPGESLQQAAVRETLEETGWRVALTGVLGLALYTAPGNGVTYYRTTFAAEAREALPGAILDPDILAVHWLDYEAIIANSARMRSPLVLAAVEQQRSGICYPVDLITQS; the protein is encoded by the coding sequence ATGCCCTGGCATGCGCATGTAACTGTGGCCACCGTGGTGCAGCGCGAGGGCCTGTACCTGCTGGTGGAGGAACGGGACAAGACCACTGGCAGGCCGGTCTTCAACCAGCCCGCGGGCCATCTGGAACCCGGCGAATCCCTGCAGCAGGCGGCTGTGCGGGAAACCCTGGAAGAGACCGGCTGGCGGGTAGCGCTGACCGGTGTGCTGGGGCTGGCGCTGTACACCGCGCCTGGCAACGGCGTGACCTACTATCGCACCACCTTTGCCGCCGAGGCGCGCGAAGCGCTGCCCGGCGCAATTCTGGATCCGGACATCCTCGCCGTGCACTGGCTGGATTACGAGGCAATCATCGCCAATTCTGCTAGAATGCGCAGCCCGCTGGTACTGGCCGCCGTCGAGCAGCAGCGCAGCGGGATCTGTTATCCGGTGGATTTGATTACCCAGTCATGA